The genomic interval CCAGCATGTCCCTGAGTCTTTCGACAGGCGTTCTCATAGAGGAATGGCCTCCTTCAGCACTTTTTCGCGAATCCGGGGCTTGAGACCGGATTCGCTGAGCACATCGACACGGCACCCCAGCAGCGCCTCCAGCTCAAGCCAGAGCGCGGCGTGGTCCAGCAGGCTGCGTCCCGGCTCGAAGCGCACGATCAGATCCACATCGCTTGACGCGTCGGCCTCTCCCCGCGCTACCGAGCCGAACACCCGCACGTCCGTGGCTCCGTAGCGGGCGCAGAGCCGAAGGATCTCCTCGCGTTTCTCTCTGAGCCGCTGCAGAAGTCGCTGCTCTGTTTTCATCCTGAGGTTTTATTCGGAAAACAAGTGGCATCACCCGAGACGGCACTTCGCTTCGCTCCGTGCCTGACTACAAGCGCGCTGGTTGTGCTTCAAACGGCCGGCTACAAACCTAACCGACAGCGCTATAAAGGGTTACAGGTCAAAATCGTGACCTTCTTTTCGGATGACTTCTACCAAAAAGCCCGTCCGGCAAGAAAACGCCGAACGGGCCGAAAGGTCAAGCCCTGGCGGTTACTCCTCGCTTTTTGCCCGGAGCGAGGAAGCTTCGGGAAGAAGCTGGTTGCGACGGTAGGCGTAGATGCGGAAGACCGTCTCGTCGTCACCGCGCACCAGCGCCCAGCCGTTGCTCCGCTCATCAAAATAGAGCACCTGCTGGACGCCACCGGGCAACCGGAGCGTCAGCACATAGTCGGGCGCCCGGCGGATCGAGTCGGCCGGCAGGTCATCGAAGAAGCCGTCGGCGCGGAGCGGATCGAACTGACCGGCCCAGCGCGCAGCCGCCGCCGAGTCGGCCGGCGCGGTCTGGTCGTCTTCCACCAGTTCCCAGCCGCTTTCGCCCCGGCGCACGCCGTATCGCTTACCTTCATGCTGCACTTCCAGCGCTTCGATCTGGCCCGCCGGCACGTTCAGGATCGTCTTGTCGCGCCAGCGGGCCAGATCCTCCGGAAAGGTCAGCTCGGTTCGGGCCAGAAACACCCGCTCATCCGTGGCCAGGCGCACGTACCGGGCGTTGAAATCCGGCCCCGTATTGCCCCAGAACAACTGGAGCGAGTCGCCCGCCTTCCGATAGGCCACCAGGCGGATGGCGTTTGAGTCGGCCACGCCGTAATTGCCGTAGCGGGCCGGGTTGGTGGAAACGACGCTTTCCAGCTCCGTTTCGGCCAGATTTTCGACGAAACGTCGGGCAAAGGACGAGTCGGCCGGATAGTGAATCGGGGCCGTCAGCTGCCAGCCCGAACCGCTCCGCTCCAGCACAAGCGGATCCTTGCCCGGTCGCTCCAGACGGATTCGCGTGATCTCGTCCGCCCGGAGTGTCCATTCTGGCACGTCGATCGTCGAGGGGTTTCGCTTGAAGGCGCCGGTGGCCCAGGCCAGTACGAGCAGGACCACCAGCACGATCGACAGAATGACAACCGGATTTTTTCGCGGCATGGCTCACGTCCGGGATGGTTTCAGGTGGTCAGCACAATCTGACGCTGACGCCGAATGCGCCAGCGGATCAGCCCGAAGAGCACCACCAGCACCACCGGTCCCAGGATGTTCGCGTACTTGATGAAGGGCCGCAGGCTTTCGCTCACCGGTTCGAGCGCCCGCGGCGTGATCGACTTGGTGCGGATCGCCAGCAGCGCCTCGTCCTGACCGAGCCAGTCGGCGATGTTTAGCACGAAGGCCAGGTTGCCCGGTGGGAGCTGGCCGCCGTAGCGCTGCTCGTTGACCAGATCGCCGTCGCCCACCACCACCAGCCGGGCCGGTTGTCCGATGCGCGTGCTGTCGTAGGCGCTCGGGAATGTCCCGTGCAGCGCCACGGCCAGCACGTAGGGGCCGTCCCGGAAGTTTTCGGGGTCCGGCAGCATGGCGGGCTGCACCGTGAAGAAGCCCTGTTGCGTGGCACTTTGCGGCGTCGAGTACACCAGCGGAATGCGCTCGACCCCTTCGGGAAGCGCCGCGCTCGTATCGATCGAGCTGACGTAGTAGAAGAAGACCTCCCGGAGCCGACTGACCATGGGATGCTCCGGGTTGAAGCGTGTGGCGATGGGGAAGAACGGGTACTCCACCATCTGGGCCACGCGGAAGAAGCCCACGGTCCGCTGCAGCGTCACCACCGAGCTCTGGCGGTCCATCACCAGGTCGGGCCGCACCACGGCGCCGTAGTGGGCCAGCAGGTCCTCCAGTCCGGTCTTCTGCTCGCTGGCAAAACCGAACTGCAGGTTCGCGTTGATCCGGTTGAGCAGCACGGCCACACGGCCGCCTTCCATCAGGTAGCGGTCGATGGCCTTCAGGTGCGCCTCGGGAAACGTGTCGGTCGGCGCAATGATGAAGAGCACA from Rhodothermus marinus carries:
- a CDS encoding nucleotidyltransferase family protein; translation: MKTEQRLLQRLREKREEILRLCARYGATDVRVFGSVARGEADASSDVDLIVRFEPGRSLLDHAALWLELEALLGCRVDVLSESGLKPRIREKVLKEAIPL
- a CDS encoding DUF4340 domain-containing protein; the encoded protein is MPRKNPVVILSIVLVVLLVLAWATGAFKRNPSTIDVPEWTLRADEITRIRLERPGKDPLVLERSGSGWQLTAPIHYPADSSFARRFVENLAETELESVVSTNPARYGNYGVADSNAIRLVAYRKAGDSLQLFWGNTGPDFNARYVRLATDERVFLARTELTFPEDLARWRDKTILNVPAGQIEALEVQHEGKRYGVRRGESGWELVEDDQTAPADSAAAARWAGQFDPLRADGFFDDLPADSIRRAPDYVLTLRLPGGVQQVLYFDERSNGWALVRGDDETVFRIYAYRRNQLLPEASSLRAKSEE
- a CDS encoding GldG family protein, whose translation is MQRNWTTRTTLLLVGLILVVLNLIGLNVFFRIDLTDDRVYSLSEASIETVRSLDDPVTVRVFFTADLPAPYSSYRRFLRDKLDEYRAYGGNKFQYEFLDPGSDESLQQEAARYNIPPVQVQVIENDNLQIKNAYMGLVVEYAGKRETIPVIEDLSTLEYDLTSAIRKLTRDRLPVAGILTGHGEPGRTAMETFYRALERNYEVRTVSVKDSTLDPRPDVLFIIAPTDTFPEAHLKAIDRYLMEGGRVAVLLNRINANLQFGFASEQKTGLEDLLAHYGAVVRPDLVMDRQSSVVTLQRTVGFFRVAQMVEYPFFPIATRFNPEHPMVSRLREVFFYYVSSIDTSAALPEGVERIPLVYSTPQSATQQGFFTVQPAMLPDPENFRDGPYVLAVALHGTFPSAYDSTRIGQPARLVVVGDGDLVNEQRYGGQLPPGNLAFVLNIADWLGQDEALLAIRTKSITPRALEPVSESLRPFIKYANILGPVVLVVLFGLIRWRIRRQRQIVLTT